The proteins below come from a single Microbulbifer sp. Q7 genomic window:
- the secG gene encoding preprotein translocase subunit SecG has protein sequence MEKLVLIVHILTALSIIGLILMQQGKGAEAGASFGAGASNTVFGSQGSGNFFSRLTAIMATVFFVTSFGLAVLASRGAAPDIEGIPQVPAAVESRGPAATESDIPELQEQAPAADDLPAAEEAPQAELPEAGSEETEEQPQ, from the coding sequence ATGGAAAAACTGGTACTAATCGTACACATCCTCACCGCACTGAGCATCATCGGCCTGATCCTGATGCAACAGGGCAAGGGTGCGGAAGCAGGCGCCTCCTTTGGTGCCGGCGCGTCTAACACCGTATTCGGCAGCCAAGGCAGCGGAAATTTCTTTTCCCGCTTGACTGCAATTATGGCGACGGTATTCTTCGTCACCAGCTTCGGCCTGGCCGTCCTCGCCAGCCGCGGTGCAGCACCGGATATCGAAGGTATCCCGCAAGTACCGGCAGCGGTAGAATCCCGCGGACCGGCAGCGACCGAAAGCGACATTCCTGAGCTTCAGGAACAAGCCCCGGCCGCAGACGACCTGCCAGCAGCAGAAGAAGCCCCTCAGGCTGAACTGCCAGAAGCCGGCAGCGAAGAGACTGAGGAACAGCCTCAGTAA
- the tpiA gene encoding triose-phosphate isomerase: MRKTLVAANWKMHGTKAFAEQLLAELNNGLKSRECSAQVVICPPYPYLGVVAGSIGQAQLGAQNLSEQPSGAYTGEVSAEMLLDCGARYAIVGHSERRSLYGESSALVAAKYAAAKAAGLIPILCVGESLEEREAGKTLEVVAEQIQAIVALGLPDTWQNAVVAYEPVWAIGTGKTASPEQAQEVHQFIRQQLGEAGGETQILYGGSVKAANAAELFAKPDIDGALVGGASLKAEEFIQICCAAD; this comes from the coding sequence ATGCGTAAAACCCTGGTAGCTGCCAACTGGAAAATGCACGGCACCAAAGCGTTTGCCGAGCAACTGTTGGCCGAGCTGAACAACGGACTCAAGTCCCGCGAGTGCTCCGCGCAGGTCGTTATTTGCCCGCCGTACCCCTATCTGGGCGTCGTCGCAGGCAGCATCGGCCAGGCCCAACTGGGGGCGCAAAACCTCAGCGAGCAGCCCTCCGGTGCCTACACCGGTGAAGTGTCCGCAGAGATGTTGCTGGACTGCGGCGCACGTTACGCCATCGTCGGCCACTCGGAGCGTCGCAGCCTGTATGGTGAAAGCAGCGCACTGGTCGCCGCCAAGTATGCCGCCGCCAAAGCGGCAGGCCTGATCCCGATCCTCTGCGTGGGCGAGTCCCTCGAAGAGCGGGAAGCCGGCAAAACGCTGGAAGTGGTGGCCGAGCAGATTCAGGCGATTGTCGCCCTGGGCCTGCCGGATACCTGGCAGAATGCCGTCGTCGCCTATGAACCCGTGTGGGCCATCGGCACCGGCAAAACCGCCAGCCCGGAGCAGGCGCAGGAAGTGCACCAGTTCATTCGCCAGCAGCTGGGCGAAGCCGGTGGCGAGACGCAAATCCTCTACGGAGGCAGCGTCAAAGCGGCCAATGCCGCAGAACTGTTTGCCAAGCCCGATATTGATGGTGCGCTGGTAGGCGGTGCCTCACTGAAGGCAGAAGAGTTTATTCAGATTTGCTGCGCCGCAGACTGA
- the glmM gene encoding phosphoglucosamine mutase → MSRKYFGTDGIRGLVGEGAITPDFMLRLGYAAGKVLGARTGSGRSRILIGKDTRVSGYMFEAALEAGLINAGVDVGLLGPMPTPAIAYLTRTFHAQAGIVISASHNPYQDNGIKFFSADGSKLPDHVEAEIEAALDLPMETAKDLGKAWRIDDAVGRYIEFCKASTPWRYSLQGLNIVLDCANGATYHIAPKVFRELEAEVHAIGIQPDGVNINLECGSTKPQQLQKEVVERGADLGIAFDGDGDRVMFVDKHGNLVDGDQLLFLIAIHRQQFLGGCSGVVGTQMSNYGFELALQDRAIPFARAKVGDRYVLEQMYKNGWTLGGESSGHIVCTDVTTTGDGIISALQVLRAVSDFGEPLHQLTGKMEMLPQHMINVRLASRDGVLEHSDVQDAVTQVETKLAGSGRVLLRPSGTEPLIRVMVEGKDPEVVQQLAGDIAKVVERVGNA, encoded by the coding sequence ATGAGCAGAAAATATTTTGGCACCGACGGTATCCGTGGCCTGGTAGGTGAGGGAGCCATCACTCCGGATTTCATGCTGCGCCTCGGCTACGCCGCTGGCAAAGTACTCGGTGCCAGAACCGGCAGCGGCCGCAGCCGCATCCTGATCGGCAAAGACACCCGCGTCTCCGGGTACATGTTTGAGGCCGCCCTGGAAGCCGGCCTGATCAATGCCGGCGTTGATGTGGGCCTGCTCGGCCCCATGCCCACCCCGGCCATCGCCTACCTCACCCGTACCTTCCACGCCCAAGCGGGCATCGTCATCAGCGCCTCGCACAACCCGTACCAGGACAACGGTATCAAGTTCTTCAGCGCCGACGGCAGCAAACTGCCGGACCACGTGGAAGCCGAGATCGAAGCCGCCCTCGACCTGCCCATGGAGACCGCCAAAGACCTGGGCAAGGCCTGGCGTATCGACGATGCCGTGGGCCGCTATATCGAATTCTGTAAGGCCAGCACCCCCTGGCGCTATTCCCTGCAGGGGCTCAATATCGTGCTCGACTGCGCCAACGGCGCCACCTACCACATCGCGCCCAAGGTCTTCCGCGAACTGGAGGCTGAGGTGCACGCCATCGGTATCCAGCCAGACGGCGTCAATATCAATCTGGAATGCGGCTCCACCAAGCCCCAGCAACTGCAGAAAGAGGTGGTCGAGCGCGGCGCCGACCTGGGGATCGCCTTTGATGGTGACGGCGACCGGGTCATGTTTGTCGACAAGCACGGCAACCTGGTCGACGGTGACCAGCTGCTGTTCCTGATCGCCATCCACCGCCAGCAGTTCCTCGGCGGCTGCAGCGGCGTAGTGGGCACTCAGATGAGCAACTACGGCTTCGAGCTGGCCCTGCAAGACCGCGCCATTCCCTTCGCCCGCGCCAAAGTGGGCGACCGCTATGTGCTGGAGCAGATGTACAAGAACGGCTGGACCCTGGGCGGGGAATCCTCCGGGCATATCGTGTGTACCGACGTCACCACCACCGGCGACGGCATCATCTCCGCGCTGCAGGTACTGCGCGCGGTCAGTGACTTCGGTGAACCGCTGCACCAGCTCACCGGCAAAATGGAAATGCTGCCCCAGCACATGATCAATGTGCGCCTGGCCAGCCGTGACGGGGTACTGGAGCACAGCGATGTGCAGGACGCAGTCACCCAGGTGGAGACCAAGCTGGCGGGCAGTGGCCGCGTACTGCTGCGCCCATCCGGAACCGAACCCCTGATCCGGGTCATGGTTGAGGGCAAAGACCCAGAAGTCGTCCAGCAACTGGCGGGCGATATCGCCAAGGTGGTGGAGCGCGTCGGCAACGCCTGA
- the folP gene encoding dihydropteroate synthase, with protein MKLHCGTRTLDLSRPRVMGILNTTPDSFSDGGSYYAGGDLNLDLVLHRAEQMVRDGAAILDIGGESTRPGAEPVSEEEELARVVPVVEAISQRLDVVISVDTSTAAVIRESAAVGAGLINDVRALTRPGALQAAAATKLPVCLMHMQGQPGTMQAKPEYSDVVAEVREYLDQRLAACIDAGIDRARVIYDPGFGFGKNDEHNLALLRSLAELAPADIPLLVGLSRKSMIGRLLGREVEERLPGSLALALLSAQRGARIIRVHDVAATADVLKMRELVDCA; from the coding sequence ATGAAGTTGCACTGCGGAACCCGCACACTGGATTTGTCCCGCCCACGGGTGATGGGCATTCTCAACACCACCCCCGACTCCTTTTCCGACGGTGGCAGCTACTACGCGGGCGGCGATCTGAACCTCGATCTGGTGCTGCACCGTGCGGAGCAAATGGTGCGCGACGGGGCTGCGATCCTGGATATCGGTGGCGAGTCCACCCGCCCGGGTGCCGAGCCGGTATCAGAAGAAGAGGAGCTGGCGCGGGTCGTACCGGTGGTGGAGGCCATCAGCCAGCGTCTGGACGTGGTTATATCAGTGGATACAAGCACTGCCGCGGTCATCCGCGAGTCCGCCGCGGTCGGCGCCGGCCTGATCAACGATGTGCGGGCGCTGACCCGCCCCGGCGCACTGCAGGCCGCCGCGGCCACCAAGCTGCCCGTCTGCCTGATGCATATGCAGGGGCAGCCCGGCACCATGCAGGCCAAGCCTGAATACAGCGATGTGGTTGCCGAAGTGCGCGAGTATCTCGATCAGCGGCTGGCCGCCTGCATCGATGCCGGAATCGACCGTGCGCGGGTGATCTACGACCCGGGCTTTGGTTTCGGCAAGAACGATGAGCACAACCTGGCGCTGCTGCGCAGCTTGGCGGAGTTGGCGCCGGCGGACATCCCCCTGCTGGTGGGGCTGTCACGTAAATCCATGATCGGCCGCCTGCTGGGCCGCGAGGTAGAAGAGCGCCTGCCCGGCAGCCTCGCTCTCGCCCTGCTGTCGGCCCAGCGCGGTGCCCGCATCATTCGGGTCCACGATGTGGCAGCCACCGCAGATGTGCTTAAAATGCGCGAGCTTGTAGACTGCGCCTGA